The sequence TAAAAACGAGAGTAGCACCAATGATTGTAATCATTGAAAAACGCTCGTGTTCTACCCACGAAACATTAAGTTTGGTTAGGATTCCCATTGTAATAAAAGTAATCATCGGGTTAAGAATTATGATGATACTTACTTTGTTGGCCTCGGTGTATTTGAGTGCTTTTCCGATACAGGTATATGCAATAAATGTGTTGGCGCCCAAAAACAGCAGAAGCAACCACCAGCTCCATGATAATTCAAGTAAGGGACGAAATTGAATAAATGGAATGTATAATAGAGCCGGTAATCCGAATAACATTAGGTTTAAACTGTCTACCGAATATGTACGAACCAGTTTCTTTTGCAAAATGGCATAAACCGACCACGCAATTGCTCCTGAGATTGTTAAGAGAATTCCGAGTTGATAAGTACCGGCAGTTTCGAAAAACGCCTGTAACTGGTCGCGATAGAAAAACGAAAATCCAAATATGGCAATTGAAAAACCAATGATCTGGTTTCGGAGTAGTTTTTCTTTAAAGATAAGAAAGCCGGCTACAGCTAAAATAAGTGGTCCGGTTTGGATGAATAGCTGTGCATTGCTTGGCGTGGTGTGATGGATACCCAACATGTAACCCATATAATTCCATGAAAGGGCCAGTGCTGCCAGTATTAACAGCAAAGGAGGTTTTATAAGTATTTTGAATGATTGTGGTGTTTTATAGGCCTGCCAGATAGCCAGGATAATAAAAGCAACCACAAAACGAATCCAAACCACGGTAACCGGATCGACTTTACGCACGGCAACTTTTAAGGCGATGGCTAAAAAGCCCCAAAAGAAAGCTGTAATAGCTGCGTAAATGATTCCTTTTGTGTGGTTTTGCATACTGTTAATTAAAAAATAAGGCTGTCTCAAAAGTACTTTTTTCGTCATTCTGTCCGTCAGCTGACGGATTCAGAATCTTAATTTGTAGAAATAGACCCTGAAACAAGTTCAGGGTGACGTTTTGTAATAACAGTAATACTTTTGCGACAGCCTCGCTATACCTTATGTGCTTATCTTTTAGCGTAATTCAGCACCAAAATCCCGTTCAAAAGCTTTAATCAGCTTTTGCATGGTTTTGTCAATCTGCTTGTCTTTAAGTGTTTTGTTGTCGTCGCGCAGGATG comes from uncultured Draconibacterium sp. and encodes:
- a CDS encoding DMT family transporter, yielding MQNHTKGIIYAAITAFFWGFLAIALKVAVRKVDPVTVVWIRFVVAFIILAIWQAYKTPQSFKILIKPPLLLILAALALSWNYMGYMLGIHHTTPSNAQLFIQTGPLILAVAGFLIFKEKLLRNQIIGFSIAIFGFSFFYRDQLQAFFETAGTYQLGILLTISGAIAWSVYAILQKKLVRTYSVDSLNLMLFGLPALLYIPFIQFRPLLELSWSWWLLLLFLGANTFIAYTCIGKALKYTEANKVSIIIILNPMITFITMGILTKLNVSWVEHERFSMITIIGATLVFTGAILVARKNKSN